The Apium graveolens cultivar Ventura chromosome 11, ASM990537v1, whole genome shotgun sequence genome has a window encoding:
- the LOC141698050 gene encoding uncharacterized protein LOC141698050 translates to MAIFKHFFALLLLLLHLACFNFTSTRRKTKTTSSPISLHSTTNSHSRLKLLKSHKAFSFLKHIFSSRSSKPVSQLVRTHPNPSIGSPCSSTRSLRHSTIFSVIPNHAFVDDSDHPTRKPTGSVPDSEFSSDTLRNNIHPCQTCGEIFQRSSVLEQHQSTRHAVSELIDADSGKNIVSIIFHSGWTSLVKEPIIYRILKIHNGSKILNRFEEYRECVKAKASHHGVTIRRDERCIADGNELLRFHCTTFLCDLGQNGNSSICNQQYCSVCGIIKSGFSSKLDGIATVSTSWRAHVAIPEDIEEEFSFLNIKRAMLVCRVIAGRVGCDPDVAVKEDSGYDSLVGRVEEDELLVYNPRAVLPCFVIVYTV, encoded by the coding sequence ATGGCCATTTTCAAGCACTTTTTTGCTCtgcttcttcttctccttcactTAGCTTGCTTCAACTTCACATCCACTCGCAGGAAAACCAAAACGACATCGTCTCCTATATCTCTTCACTCAACTACAAACTCTCACTCTCGTCTCAAGCTTCTCAAATCTCACAAAGCTTTTTCTTTCTTAAAGCATATCTTTTCATCTCGTTCCTCCAAACCCGTTTCTCAACTGGTTCGGACCCACCCGAACCCGAGTATTGGTTCTCCATGTTCTTCAACTCGTTCTTTGCGTCACTCAACTATTTTCTCTGTTATTCCAAACCATGCATTTGTTGATGATTCGGATCACCCGACCCGGAAACCTACCGGGTCAGTACCCGACTCCGAGTTCTCGTCCGACACGTTGCGAAATAATATTCACCCTTGTCAAACTTGTGGAGAGATTTTCCAACGGTCTAGTGTGCTAGAACAACATCAGTCTACTAGGCATGCAGTGTCGGAGCTCATCGATGCGGATTCGGGTAAAAATATCGTGTCAATAATATTTCATTCGGGTTGGACTAGTCTGGTCAAGGAACCGATAATTTATCGGATCCTAAAGATCCATAACGGTTCAAAGATTTTGAACCGATTTGAAGAGTACAGAGAATGCGTGAAGGCCAAGGCATCTCATCACGGCGTTACGATTCGCCGTGACGAGAGGTGCATTGCTGATGGAAATGAGCTGTTAAGGTTTCATTGTACAACTTTCTTGTGTGATCTAGGGCAAAATGGTAATTCCAGCATTTGTAACCAGCAATACTGCAGTGTGTGCGGAATTATTAAAAGTGGATTCTCATCCAAGCTGGACGGGATCGCCACGGTGTCGACCAGCTGGAGAGCACACGTGGCGATCCCGGAAGACATAGAGGAGGAATTCAGTTTCCTCAACATAAAGAGGGCTATGCTTGTTTGTCGGGTAATAGCGGGTCGGGTCGGGTGTGACCCGGATGTGGCAGTTAAAGAGGATTCGGGTTATGATTCGTTGGTGGGTCGGGTTGAAGAGGATGAGCTGTTAGTTTATAATCCAAGGGCAGTGCTTCCATGTTTTGTGATTGTTTATACAGTGTGA